A region of Malaciobacter marinus DNA encodes the following proteins:
- a CDS encoding serine hydroxymethyltransferase, translating to MSYITSANLEQADEKVYSIIQKELKRQTNHLEMIASENFTSPAVMEAMGSVFTNKYAEGYPYKRYYGGCEFADEVEQLAIDRACEIFNCKYANVQPHSGSQANGAVYAALLKAGDKILGMDLSHGGHLTHGSKPSFSGKNYSAFYYGVELDGRINYDKVLEIAKIVQPKIIVCGASAYAREIDFKRFREIADEVGAFLFADVAHIAGLIAANEHPSPFPHAHVVTTTTHKTLRGPRGGLILTNDEDIAKKINSAIFPGIQGGPLIHVIAAKAVAFGEILQASWKDYAKQVKANAKVLADVLVKRGYDLVSDGTDNHLVLVSLLNKPFSGKDADAALGNAGITVNKNTVPGETRSPFVTSGIRIGSPALTARGMKEKEFEFIANKICDVLDDIENTKLQDDINKELEALASNFVIYSQSTY from the coding sequence ATGAGTTATATAACAAGCGCAAACTTAGAACAAGCAGATGAGAAAGTATATTCAATAATACAAAAAGAGTTAAAAAGACAAACAAATCATTTAGAGATGATAGCAAGTGAGAACTTTACAAGCCCAGCAGTAATGGAAGCAATGGGTTCAGTATTTACTAACAAATATGCTGAAGGTTATCCATATAAAAGATATTATGGAGGTTGTGAATTTGCTGATGAAGTAGAACAACTAGCAATAGATAGAGCTTGTGAGATTTTTAATTGTAAATATGCAAATGTACAACCACACTCAGGAAGCCAAGCAAATGGTGCAGTATATGCAGCATTATTAAAAGCTGGTGATAAAATTTTAGGTATGGATTTATCTCATGGTGGACATTTAACTCATGGTTCAAAACCATCATTTTCAGGAAAGAATTACTCTGCTTTTTATTATGGAGTTGAGCTTGATGGAAGAATTAATTATGATAAAGTTTTAGAAATTGCAAAAATTGTTCAACCAAAAATTATTGTTTGTGGTGCAAGTGCATATGCAAGAGAGATTGACTTTAAAAGATTTAGAGAAATAGCAGATGAAGTTGGTGCTTTTCTTTTTGCTGATGTTGCACATATTGCAGGTTTAATTGCAGCCAATGAACATCCATCACCATTTCCACATGCACATGTTGTAACAACAACTACACATAAAACATTAAGAGGACCAAGAGGTGGACTTATATTAACAAATGATGAAGATATTGCAAAGAAGATTAATTCAGCAATATTTCCAGGAATTCAAGGTGGGCCATTAATACATGTAATTGCAGCAAAAGCAGTAGCATTTGGAGAGATTTTACAAGCATCATGGAAAGATTATGCAAAACAAGTAAAAGCAAATGCAAAAGTATTAGCAGATGTATTAGTAAAAAGAGGATATGATTTAGTAAGTGATGGAACAGATAATCACTTAGTATTAGTATCACTTTTAAATAAACCATTTTCAGGAAAAGATGCAGATGCAGCACTTGGGAATGCAGGTATAACAGTAAATAAAAACACAGTTCCAGGTGAAACTAGAAGTCCATTTGTAACAAGTGGTATTAGAATAGGAAGTCCTGCATTAACAGCAAGAGGAATGAAAGAGAAAGAGTTTGAGTTTATAGCAAATAAAATTTGCGATGTTTTAGACGACATTGAAAACACAAAACTTCAAGATGATATAAACAAAGAACTTGAAGCTCTTGCTTCTAATTTTGTTATTTATTCTCAATCTACTTACTAA
- the lysS gene encoding lysine--tRNA ligase — protein sequence MFENKYIQQRIEKANTLKELGVNPYSNSSKRNTTISKYLNVNTDIFQKEDKRDENRNYTVAGRVKFFRLMGKASFLKIEDESGILQIYVARDNLPEGFYNNIFKKNVEVGDIIEVSGYPFVTNKGELSLHVHELIILTKSISPLPEKYHGIQDKELRYRQRYLDLIMNSQVRKTFHIRSRVISLTRRFFEDKGFLEVETPMMHPIPGGANAKPFVTHHNALGVDRFLRIAPELYLKRLIVGGFEAVFEINRNFRNEGMDATHNPEFTSIEFYWAYKTHKDLIEITKEYFEYLFEHLDLPMTLPYGDKEIDFTKFSEIPLIESLTTVGNVPADITEDKDKILAYLKEHKLEADENLNLGQLQGELFDAFVEDKLINPTFITEYPVEISPLARRSDEKPHLTDRFELFIAGKEIANAFSELNDPVDQLERFEGQMAAKDKGDDEAHEMDEDFVNALSYGMAPCAGEGIGIDRLVMMLTNEHSIRDVILFPAMKPIKGEIDLHADQE from the coding sequence TTGTTTGAAAATAAATATATACAACAAAGAATAGAAAAAGCAAATACTTTAAAAGAATTAGGTGTAAATCCATATTCAAATTCAAGTAAAAGAAATACAACTATTAGTAAATACCTAAATGTTAATACAGATATCTTTCAAAAAGAAGATAAAAGAGATGAAAATAGAAACTATACAGTTGCTGGAAGAGTTAAATTTTTTAGGCTTATGGGAAAAGCTAGTTTTTTAAAAATAGAAGATGAGAGTGGAATTTTACAAATTTATGTAGCAAGAGATAATCTTCCAGAGGGATTTTATAATAATATTTTCAAAAAGAATGTAGAAGTTGGTGATATTATTGAAGTTAGTGGTTATCCATTTGTTACAAACAAGGGTGAATTATCACTACATGTGCATGAGTTAATAATACTAACAAAATCTATTTCTCCACTACCTGAAAAATATCATGGGATTCAAGATAAAGAGTTAAGATATAGACAAAGATACCTAGATTTAATTATGAACTCTCAAGTAAGAAAAACTTTTCATATTAGAAGTAGAGTTATAAGTTTAACTAGAAGATTTTTTGAAGATAAAGGCTTTTTAGAAGTTGAAACTCCAATGATGCACCCAATTCCTGGTGGAGCAAATGCAAAACCTTTTGTTACTCATCATAATGCATTAGGTGTTGATAGATTTTTAAGAATTGCACCTGAATTATATTTAAAAAGACTTATTGTTGGTGGATTTGAAGCAGTATTTGAAATAAATAGAAACTTTAGAAATGAAGGAATGGACGCAACACATAATCCTGAATTTACTTCTATTGAATTTTATTGGGCATATAAAACACATAAAGATCTAATTGAAATAACAAAAGAGTATTTTGAATATTTATTTGAACATTTAGATTTACCTATGACTTTACCTTATGGTGATAAAGAGATTGACTTTACAAAATTTAGTGAAATTCCACTAATTGAGTCATTAACAACAGTAGGAAATGTTCCAGCAGATATAACAGAAGATAAAGATAAAATATTAGCATATTTAAAAGAGCATAAGTTAGAAGCTGATGAAAACTTAAACCTTGGACAATTACAAGGTGAGTTATTTGATGCTTTCGTAGAAGATAAACTAATCAACCCAACATTTATTACAGAATATCCAGTTGAGATTTCTCCACTTGCTAGAAGAAGTGATGAAAAACCTCATTTAACTGATAGATTTGAATTATTTATTGCAGGTAAAGAGATTGCAAATGCTTTTAGTGAGTTAAATGATCCAGTTGACCAACTAGAAAGATTTGAGGGACAAATGGCTGCAAAAGATAAAGGTGATGATGAAGCACATGAGATGGATGAAGACTTTGTAAATGCTTTATCTTATGGTATGGCACCTTGTGCTGGTGAAGGAATTGGTATAGATAGACTTGTAATGATGCTTACTAATGAGCATTCAATTAGAGATGTAATACTATTTCCAGCTATGAAACCTATCAAAGGTGAAATAGATTTACACGCTGATCAAGAGTAA
- a CDS encoding CvpA family protein: protein MQEFGIFDMVVAGITVILGLKGLFRGFIKEVLGIVGIIGGIFIASRFSLEVGNLIAPVLALENEATIKLIGFIVALIGFWVLVYFIALILSKITDLSGLGAINRILGFLFGSAKIFLIFSVIAYALYQVQSFKSVINEKVGNSITFPYLIDVGGYIIKLDTTKVTKNIESGVDSVVNKTKETINKSIEEKVSQEIDKATNEVVKDSTQIKENIDQKEQTTNQNEVKQTNTQEEIKK, encoded by the coding sequence TTGCAAGAGTTTGGTATTTTTGATATGGTTGTAGCTGGTATTACCGTTATTTTAGGTCTTAAAGGTCTATTTAGAGGTTTTATCAAAGAAGTGTTAGGTATTGTAGGAATTATTGGGGGTATTTTTATAGCTTCAAGATTCTCTTTAGAAGTTGGAAATTTAATTGCTCCTGTTTTAGCTTTAGAAAATGAAGCTACTATAAAACTTATTGGTTTTATTGTTGCATTAATTGGATTTTGGGTTCTTGTTTATTTTATTGCTTTAATATTAAGTAAAATAACAGACTTAAGTGGTCTTGGTGCAATAAATAGAATTCTTGGTTTCTTATTTGGTAGTGCAAAAATATTTTTAATCTTCTCTGTAATTGCTTATGCTTTATACCAAGTCCAATCATTCAAATCTGTAATAAATGAAAAAGTTGGAAACTCTATTACATTCCCTTACTTAATTGATGTTGGGGGATACATTATAAAACTTGACACAACTAAAGTTACTAAAAATATCGAAAGTGGTGTAGATAGTGTTGTAAATAAAACTAAAGAGACTATCAATAAATCAATCGAAGAAAAAGTTTCGCAAGAGATAGATAAAGCTACAAATGAAGTAGTAAAAGATTCAACACAAATTAAAGAAAATATAGATCAAAAAGAACAAACAACAAATCAAAATGAAGTTAAACAAACAAATACACAAGAAGAAATAAAAAAATAA
- a CDS encoding ATP-binding protein, with protein MLYRQNAYKFLLLFVVLALSVVLFTSLYIHNKEKNLLDSKYKESAKNTKEFIKNLIENKQNATLAIAISLAKDDRLYSYMKNKTYKNFEYEKISSQMRKYTKFKNVWIQIIDKNGTSIYRSWTKKTNDSLLFRKDLNKMLKKQDITTSISVGKFDLSIKARTPIFNDGKFLGALEVITHFNSISKKLKKRGINSIIAVDKKYKDRLIFSLTTNFVDDYYISNLDASKKFINYLKQNNINNYFNIKDYKIENTLFITSYELRDDNGGHLASIISFKDKNNIDIQAIKDYKRQMIMLVVILLIILVFIFTLYIYNIDSKNVNRLNSRLKKHIKQLKIQENKKQSILDSQSSIMVITDGVNIINANKQLLKFFKDIRTLQEFRNKYVCVCTQFIDMQDSSYIFDKDYDGKNWAEYILSKPHKNFKAAMKNHYGSIRHFSVKVSKGEYDDYIIVTLADISSEIEQKQQLKYLNNNLEKLVNKKTLELKKLNESLEDKIKDEIFKSQEKDRLLFQQSKITAIAETLNNIAHQWRQPLSTISTATSGMQLQKEMKILDDKTFNDSCEMILRSTRTLSKTIDNFSNFFVQEKQKIEFTLSESIHETLKFLNSTFEEKSIIIDYSMDKDIKIYGYKQEFQQSLLSIFDNAIYAVCTNKDIKNRIISIEIKNNCLSIRDSGDGIDEEDLDKVLEPYFTKKHQAFGIGMGLYMVQELLVKHMKYEIEVKNSTFSYNNKEYYGALIFINFN; from the coding sequence ATGCTATATAGACAAAACGCTTATAAATTTTTACTACTTTTTGTAGTTTTGGCACTTAGTGTAGTACTTTTCACTTCTTTATACATCCATAACAAAGAGAAAAATTTACTTGATTCAAAATACAAAGAGAGTGCTAAAAATACCAAAGAGTTTATAAAAAATCTCATTGAGAATAAACAAAATGCCACATTGGCCATTGCTATTTCCCTTGCAAAAGATGATAGATTATATTCATATATGAAAAATAAAACTTATAAAAACTTTGAATATGAAAAAATCTCATCTCAAATGAGAAAATACACAAAATTCAAAAATGTTTGGATTCAAATCATTGATAAAAATGGAACTTCAATATATAGATCTTGGACAAAAAAAACAAATGATAGTTTATTATTTAGAAAAGATTTAAATAAGATGTTAAAAAAACAAGACATTACTACTTCAATTAGTGTTGGAAAATTTGATTTAAGTATAAAAGCTAGAACTCCAATATTTAATGATGGAAAGTTTTTAGGTGCTTTAGAAGTAATAACACACTTTAATTCAATAAGTAAAAAACTTAAAAAAAGAGGTATTAACTCAATTATTGCAGTTGATAAAAAATATAAAGATAGGTTGATTTTCTCTTTGACAACAAACTTTGTTGATGATTATTATATTTCTAATTTAGATGCTTCTAAAAAATTTATAAACTATTTGAAACAAAATAATATAAATAACTATTTTAATATAAAAGATTACAAAATAGAAAATACTCTTTTTATCACTTCATATGAACTAAGAGATGACAATGGCGGTCATTTAGCTTCTATTATTAGTTTTAAAGATAAAAATAATATAGATATTCAAGCAATTAAAGATTATAAAAGACAAATGATAATGCTTGTAGTTATTCTACTTATTATTTTAGTTTTTATTTTTACTTTATATATATATAATATTGATTCAAAAAATGTAAATAGGTTAAATAGTAGATTAAAAAAACATATAAAACAGCTAAAAATTCAAGAAAATAAAAAGCAATCAATTTTGGATTCACAATCAAGTATTATGGTTATAACTGATGGAGTTAATATCATAAATGCAAATAAACAACTTCTTAAATTTTTTAAAGATATAAGAACATTACAAGAGTTTAGGAATAAATATGTTTGTGTTTGTACTCAATTTATTGATATGCAAGATAGTTCATATATTTTTGATAAAGATTATGATGGCAAAAATTGGGCTGAATATATTCTTTCTAAGCCACATAAAAACTTCAAAGCTGCAATGAAAAATCATTATGGAAGTATAAGGCACTTTTCAGTAAAAGTATCAAAAGGTGAATATGATGACTATATTATAGTTACACTTGCAGATATTAGCTCTGAAATAGAACAAAAACAACAGCTGAAATATTTAAATAATAATTTAGAAAAATTAGTAAATAAAAAAACATTGGAACTTAAAAAATTAAATGAGTCTTTAGAAGATAAAATCAAAGATGAGATTTTTAAAAGTCAAGAAAAAGATAGACTTTTATTTCAACAATCAAAAATCACAGCAATTGCTGAAACCTTAAACAATATTGCCCATCAATGGAGACAACCTCTTAGTACAATAAGTACTGCAACAAGTGGTATGCAATTACAAAAAGAGATGAAAATTTTAGATGATAAAACTTTTAATGACTCTTGTGAAATGATTTTAAGAAGTACAAGAACCTTATCAAAAACTATTGATAATTTTTCTAACTTTTTTGTTCAAGAAAAACAAAAAATTGAATTCACACTTAGTGAGTCAATTCATGAAACACTAAAATTTCTAAATTCAACTTTTGAAGAAAAAAGTATTATTATTGATTATAGTATGGATAAAGATATAAAAATTTATGGATATAAACAAGAGTTTCAACAATCATTATTGAGTATTTTTGATAATGCAATTTATGCAGTTTGCACAAATAAAGATATTAAAAATAGAATCATTTCCATAGAGATTAAAAACAATTGTTTAAGTATAAGAGATTCAGGAGATGGAATTGATGAAGAGGATTTAGATAAGGTTTTAGAACCATATTTTACAAAAAAACATCAAGCTTTTGGAATTGGGATGGGACTTTATATGGTACAAGAGCTTTTAGTAAAACATATGAAATATGAAATTGAGGTTAAAAATAGTACTTTTAGTTACAATAACAAAGAGTATTATGGTGCTTTAATTTTCATAAATTTTAATTAA
- the ispG gene encoding flavodoxin-dependent (E)-4-hydroxy-3-methylbut-2-enyl-diphosphate synthase → MIKRYPTKKIYVGNVPIGGDAPIPVQSMTYSKTSDVQATVEQIKRLHFAGADIVRVAVPNKEAATALKSIKEQVSLPIVADIHFHYKLALIAAEVVDCIRINPGNIGDKKRVEEVVKACKERNLPIRIGVNCGSLEKEFENKYGQTAQGMIASADYNIKYLEDLGFTDIKVSLKASDVQRTVEAYRGLRPMNNYPFHLGVTEAGTQFHSTIKSSIALGSLLLDGIGDTLRVSMTGELEKEIEVGRAILKDAGLVKEGLNIISCPTCGRIEADLVSAVAQVEERTKHIKTPLNVSVMGCVVNAIGEAKSADVAIAYGKGSGLIIKKGETIAKLPTDKLLDRFLQEVEEEAKKK, encoded by the coding sequence ATGATAAAAAGATACCCAACAAAAAAGATTTATGTAGGAAATGTTCCAATTGGTGGTGATGCACCAATTCCTGTACAATCTATGACTTATTCTAAAACATCAGATGTTCAAGCAACTGTTGAGCAAATAAAAAGACTGCATTTTGCAGGTGCTGATATTGTAAGAGTAGCAGTACCAAATAAAGAAGCAGCTACTGCTTTAAAAAGTATAAAAGAGCAAGTGAGTTTACCTATTGTTGCTGATATACATTTTCATTATAAGCTTGCATTAATTGCTGCTGAAGTTGTTGATTGTATTAGAATTAACCCTGGAAATATTGGGGATAAAAAAAGAGTAGAAGAGGTTGTAAAAGCTTGCAAAGAAAGAAATTTACCTATTAGAATTGGTGTAAACTGTGGTTCTTTGGAAAAAGAGTTTGAAAATAAATATGGACAAACAGCACAAGGAATGATTGCAAGTGCTGATTACAATATCAAATATCTTGAAGATTTAGGTTTTACTGATATTAAAGTATCTTTAAAAGCAAGTGATGTTCAAAGAACAGTAGAAGCTTATAGAGGCTTAAGACCTATGAATAACTATCCTTTTCACTTAGGAGTTACAGAAGCTGGAACACAATTTCACTCAACAATCAAATCCTCAATTGCCTTAGGAAGTTTACTTCTTGATGGAATAGGAGATACTTTAAGAGTTTCAATGACAGGTGAACTTGAAAAAGAGATTGAAGTAGGGCGAGCTATATTAAAAGATGCAGGATTAGTAAAAGAGGGACTAAATATAATCTCTTGTCCAACTTGTGGAAGAATTGAAGCTGATTTAGTAAGTGCAGTAGCCCAAGTTGAAGAAAGAACTAAGCATATAAAAACCCCTTTAAATGTTTCAGTTATGGGATGTGTTGTAAATGCAATTGGTGAAGCAAAATCAGCAGATGTTGCAATAGCTTATGGAAAAGGAAGTGGATTAATCATCAAAAAAGGTGAAACAATAGCAAAACTTCCAACTGATAAACTACTTGATAGATTTTTACAAGAAGTAGAAGAAGAAGCAAAGAAAAAATAA
- the dnaB gene encoding replicative DNA helicase — protein sequence MDSVYSINIERAVLSSILFNPDEIEEILSMLKPKDFYLPAHQKIFEVMSNLYRDDMPVDEDFIRKKISTKDVDDSILIEILSANPITNTIAYVKEIKDGSVKRELASLATTIKKVSIEEDIPANEALDTIQGALYKISTDSATSELKDMQEITGDTLSYIKKMKELGNQHLIGETTGFHDLDKRTTGFNEGDLVIIAARPAMGKCLGRGTKVVMYDGTLKNVEDIKVGDQLMGDDSTPRNVLSTTKGVEQMYWVRQNKAIDYRVNESHILSLKRSRTEGPHKNGDILNINIKEYLEKSEKFKSNYKGYKVAVEFENKETLIEPYFLGLWLGDGASKKVSIYTKDKEVIEYLNNYSLKLGLSLREYIHEEKCPEYSITNQKQVDGKTAFSLQKYLRDENLLGNKHIPHNYLVNSQKKRLELLAGLIDSDGYFDSSCNGFEITQKNELLAKQIKYLCDTLGFRTSLIKKEASIKKIDFVSDVYRVRIFGNIDIIPTKIERKKAKQWNCNRTWNQTGIKIEKDIVDEYYGFEIDGNRLFLLEDMTVTHNTALVLNMALSNVEAGKGVVLFSLEMPAEQLMLRMLAAKTSIPLQNLRKGDMDDDQWSNLSRAFEDLNQKKLFVDDGGSVNINQLRARVRKLAQNEDNNISMVVIDYLQLMQGTGNKDRHQEVSDISRGLKMLAREMKIPIIALSQLNRGLENRPDKRPMLSDLRESGAIEQDADIIMFVYRDDVYKERDEARKEKEAKDKGEEYKSTFVNKAVEEAEIIIGKQRNGPIGTVKLEFQKQYTRFVNKQNNSEAPIEVVFESVADTNKETNIDVPQIL from the coding sequence ATGGATAGTGTATATAGCATTAATATAGAAAGAGCAGTTTTAAGCTCAATACTTTTCAACCCTGATGAGATAGAAGAAATTCTATCAATGTTAAAACCAAAAGATTTTTATCTACCTGCACATCAAAAAATATTTGAAGTTATGAGTAATCTTTATCGTGATGATATGCCAGTTGATGAAGATTTTATAAGAAAAAAAATCAGCACAAAAGATGTTGATGACTCAATACTAATAGAAATACTTTCAGCAAACCCTATAACAAATACAATAGCTTATGTAAAAGAGATAAAAGATGGAAGTGTTAAAAGAGAGCTAGCATCACTAGCAACTACTATAAAAAAAGTATCAATAGAAGAAGATATCCCAGCAAACGAAGCTTTAGATACAATTCAAGGTGCATTATACAAAATCTCAACAGATAGTGCTACATCTGAATTAAAAGATATGCAAGAGATCACAGGTGATACTTTAAGCTATATCAAAAAAATGAAAGAACTAGGAAACCAACACCTAATAGGTGAAACAACAGGTTTTCATGATTTAGATAAAAGAACAACAGGATTTAATGAAGGTGACCTAGTAATTATAGCAGCAAGGCCAGCCATGGGGAAATGCTTAGGGCGAGGTACAAAAGTTGTAATGTATGATGGTACTTTAAAAAATGTTGAAGATATAAAAGTTGGTGACCAACTTATGGGTGATGATTCAACACCAAGAAATGTTTTATCCACTACAAAAGGTGTAGAACAAATGTATTGGGTAAGACAAAATAAAGCAATAGATTATAGAGTAAATGAATCTCATATTTTATCTTTAAAAAGAAGTAGAACTGAAGGTCCTCATAAAAATGGAGATATCTTAAATATAAATATTAAAGAGTATTTAGAAAAATCAGAAAAGTTTAAAAGTAACTATAAAGGCTATAAAGTTGCAGTTGAGTTTGAAAATAAAGAAACTTTAATTGAACCATATTTTTTAGGACTTTGGTTAGGTGATGGTGCGTCAAAAAAAGTATCAATTTATACAAAAGATAAAGAAGTAATTGAATATTTAAATAATTATTCTCTTAAACTAGGTCTTAGTTTAAGAGAATATATTCATGAAGAAAAATGCCCAGAATATTCAATAACTAATCAAAAACAAGTTGATGGCAAAACAGCTTTTTCTTTACAGAAATACTTAAGAGATGAAAATTTATTAGGTAATAAACATATTCCTCATAACTATTTAGTAAATTCACAAAAAAAGAGATTAGAGTTACTTGCAGGATTGATTGATAGTGATGGATATTTTGATAGTTCTTGTAATGGTTTTGAAATTACACAAAAAAATGAATTACTTGCAAAACAGATAAAATATTTATGTGATACTTTAGGATTTAGAACTTCATTAATAAAAAAAGAGGCTTCAATTAAAAAAATAGATTTTGTTTCTGATGTTTATAGAGTTAGGATTTTTGGCAATATTGATATTATTCCCACTAAAATTGAGAGAAAAAAAGCAAAACAGTGGAATTGTAATAGAACATGGAATCAAACAGGAATCAAAATTGAAAAAGATATAGTAGATGAATATTATGGTTTTGAAATAGATGGGAATAGACTATTTTTATTAGAAGATATGACCGTAACTCATAATACTGCACTTGTGCTAAATATGGCTTTGTCAAATGTAGAAGCAGGAAAAGGTGTGGTGCTTTTTTCACTGGAAATGCCAGCAGAACAGCTTATGCTAAGAATGCTTGCTGCAAAAACTTCAATTCCTTTACAAAATTTAAGAAAAGGTGATATGGATGATGATCAATGGAGTAATCTTTCAAGAGCTTTTGAAGATTTAAATCAAAAAAAACTTTTTGTTGATGATGGTGGAAGTGTTAATATCAACCAATTAAGAGCAAGAGTTAGAAAATTAGCTCAAAATGAAGACAATAATATATCAATGGTAGTTATTGACTACTTACAACTTATGCAAGGTACAGGAAATAAAGATAGGCATCAAGAGGTATCTGATATTTCAAGGGGACTTAAGATGTTAGCAAGGGAGATGAAAATCCCAATTATTGCACTTTCTCAGTTAAACAGAGGACTTGAAAATAGACCTGATAAAAGACCAATGCTTAGTGACTTAAGAGAATCAGGAGCCATCGAGCAAGATGCGGATATCATAATGTTTGTATATAGAGATGATGTTTATAAAGAAAGAGATGAGGCAAGAAAAGAGAAAGAAGCAAAAGATAAAGGTGAAGAGTATAAATCTACTTTTGTTAACAAAGCAGTTGAAGAAGCAGAGATTATTATAGGAAAACAAAGAAATGGGCCAATAGGAACAGTAAAATTAGAGTTCCAAAAACAGTATACAAGATTTGTTAATAAACAAAATAATTCAGAAGCACCAATTGAAGTTGTATTTGAAAGTGTGGCAGATACAAATAAAGAGACAAATATAGACGTACCTCAAATACTTTAA
- the galU gene encoding UTP--glucose-1-phosphate uridylyltransferase GalU gives MIRKCLFPAAGYGTRFLPATKATPKEMLPVLTKPLIQYGVEEAIDAGCNTMAIVTGRGKRAIEDHFDISYELEHQIKGSSKEHYLTEIRDVIENCTFSYTRQTKMKGLGHAILTGQTLIGDEPFAVILADDLCDSKTDGVLKQMVNLYEKYQCCIVAIEEVPKEHTNKYGVISGREIESGIYMIDNMVEKPEPENAPSNLAIIGRYILTPDIFEIIENTKPGKGGEIQITDALLTQAKKGMVLGFKFDGVRFDCGSIDGFVEATNHFYKKI, from the coding sequence ATGATAAGAAAATGTTTATTTCCAGCAGCAGGCTATGGAACAAGATTTTTACCAGCAACAAAAGCAACACCAAAAGAGATGTTACCAGTACTTACAAAACCACTTATTCAATATGGGGTAGAAGAGGCTATTGACGCAGGTTGTAATACAATGGCAATAGTAACAGGAAGAGGAAAAAGAGCTATTGAAGACCACTTTGATATCTCATATGAATTAGAACATCAAATAAAAGGGTCAAGTAAAGAACACTATTTAACAGAAATTAGAGATGTGATAGAAAACTGTACTTTTTCATATACTAGACAAACAAAGATGAAAGGTTTAGGACACGCAATCTTAACAGGACAAACCCTAATTGGAGATGAACCTTTTGCAGTGATTTTAGCAGATGATTTATGTGATAGTAAAACAGACGGTGTTTTAAAACAGATGGTAAATTTATATGAAAAATATCAGTGTTGTATAGTTGCTATTGAAGAAGTACCAAAAGAGCATACAAATAAATATGGAGTAATTTCAGGAAGAGAGATTGAATCAGGTATTTACATGATTGATAATATGGTGGAAAAACCAGAGCCAGAAAATGCGCCATCAAACCTTGCAATTATTGGAAGATATATCCTAACACCAGATATTTTTGAAATAATAGAAAACACAAAACCTGGAAAAGGTGGTGAGATACAAATAACAGATGCCTTGCTAACTCAAGCAAAAAAAGGAATGGTCTTGGGATTTAAGTTTGATGGAGTTAGATTTGATTGTGGAAGTATAGATGGCTTTGTAGAAGCAACAAACCACTTTTATAAAAAAATTTAG